One segment of Streptomyces sp. YIM 121038 DNA contains the following:
- a CDS encoding bifunctional riboflavin kinase/FAD synthetase, giving the protein MQRWRGLEDIPQDWGRSVVTIGSYDGVHRGHQLIIGRAVARARELGVPAVVVTFDPHPSEVVRPGSHPPLLAPHHRRAELMADLGVDAVLILPFTTEFSKLSPADFVVKVLVDKLHAKAVVEGPNFRFGHRAAGNVEVLAELGETYDYEVEVVDLYVSGAAGGGEPFSSTLTRRLIAEGDLAGAHEILGRPHRVEGVVVRGAQRGRELGFPTANVETLPHTAIPADGVYAGWLHAQGEAMPAAISVGTNPQFDGTERTVEAYAIDRVGLDLYGLHVAVDFLAFVRGQAKFESIEALLVAIGDDVKQARALVEGYEADRG; this is encoded by the coding sequence GTGCAGCGCTGGCGTGGCTTGGAGGACATTCCCCAGGACTGGGGGCGCAGCGTCGTCACCATTGGTTCCTACGACGGCGTGCACCGCGGTCACCAGCTCATCATCGGCCGCGCGGTGGCCCGCGCGCGCGAGCTCGGCGTGCCCGCCGTGGTCGTCACCTTCGACCCGCACCCCAGCGAGGTCGTGCGCCCCGGCAGCCACCCGCCGCTGCTCGCCCCCCACCACCGGCGCGCCGAGCTGATGGCCGACCTCGGTGTGGACGCCGTGCTCATCCTGCCGTTCACGACCGAGTTCTCGAAGCTGTCGCCCGCCGACTTCGTGGTGAAGGTCCTCGTCGACAAGCTGCACGCCAAGGCCGTCGTCGAAGGCCCCAACTTCCGCTTCGGGCACCGCGCCGCGGGCAACGTGGAGGTCCTCGCCGAGCTCGGCGAGACGTACGACTACGAGGTCGAGGTCGTCGACCTGTACGTGAGCGGCGCGGCGGGCGGCGGCGAGCCGTTCTCGTCGACGCTCACCCGGCGCCTCATCGCCGAGGGCGACCTCGCGGGCGCCCACGAGATCCTCGGCCGCCCGCACCGCGTGGAGGGCGTGGTCGTCCGCGGCGCCCAGCGCGGCCGCGAGCTCGGCTTCCCCACGGCCAACGTGGAGACGCTGCCGCACACCGCGATCCCCGCCGACGGCGTGTACGCGGGCTGGCTGCACGCCCAGGGCGAGGCCATGCCCGCGGCCATCTCCGTCGGCACGAACCCGCAGTTCGACGGCACCGAGCGCACGGTCGAGGCCTACGCCATCGACCGCGTGGGCCTCGACCTGTACGGGCTGCACGTGGCCGTGGACTTCCTGGCCTTCGTGCGGGGGCAGGCGAAGTTCGAGTCCATCGAGGCGCTGCTGGTCGCCATCGGCGACGACGTCAAGCAGGCCCGGGCGCTCGTCGAGGGCTACGAGGCCGACCGGGGCTGA
- a CDS encoding ABC transporter ATP-binding protein — MTTHSPATPPVPSAAAAPLLAADDLHITFPGRHGADPARAVDGVDLHIRPGEIVALVGESGCGKTTLARSLLGLVPPTSGRVTFGGKPLGHRSRALKAYRKRVQLVLQDPSGSLNPRHTVYEAVAEGLRIHRYAGDERAAVAEALSRAGLRPPERFFLRYPHELSGGQRQRVVIAGALVLEPELIVADEPVASLDASVRGEILALLLRLRDELGLSALVVTHDLGLAWNIADRVAVMYLGRIVETGAVEEVLTAPQHPYTKALLSVLPEAEGEPVVLTGEPPDPSRVPSGCRFHVRCQVLASGEAERAGVARDCRTKDLPVLSGGGDPQVACHWATASDPHSPSGV; from the coding sequence ATGACCACCCACTCCCCCGCCACGCCGCCCGTGCCGTCGGCGGCAGCGGCGCCGCTGCTCGCGGCCGACGACCTGCACATCACGTTTCCCGGGCGGCACGGCGCGGATCCGGCGCGGGCCGTGGACGGCGTGGACCTCCACATCCGGCCGGGCGAGATCGTGGCGCTCGTCGGCGAGTCCGGCTGCGGCAAGACGACCCTCGCGCGCTCGCTGCTCGGCCTGGTGCCGCCCACGTCGGGCCGGGTCACGTTCGGCGGCAAGCCGCTCGGCCACCGCTCCCGCGCCCTGAAGGCGTACCGCAAGCGCGTCCAGCTGGTGCTCCAGGACCCGAGCGGGTCGCTCAACCCGCGGCACACGGTGTACGAGGCGGTCGCCGAGGGCCTGCGCATCCACCGGTACGCGGGGGACGAGCGGGCGGCCGTCGCCGAGGCCCTGTCACGGGCGGGGCTGCGCCCGCCGGAGCGGTTCTTCCTGCGCTATCCGCACGAGCTGTCCGGCGGCCAGCGCCAGCGCGTCGTCATCGCGGGCGCGCTGGTCCTGGAGCCCGAACTCATCGTCGCGGACGAGCCGGTGGCCTCCCTGGACGCGTCCGTGCGCGGCGAGATCCTCGCCCTGCTGCTGCGGCTGCGGGACGAGCTCGGCCTCTCCGCGCTCGTCGTGACCCACGACCTGGGCCTGGCCTGGAACATCGCCGACCGGGTGGCGGTGATGTACCTGGGCCGCATCGTCGAGACGGGAGCCGTCGAAGAGGTCCTGACGGCCCCTCAGCACCCGTACACGAAGGCCCTGTTGTCGGTTCTGCCGGAGGCGGAGGGCGAGCCCGTGGTGCTCACCGGCGAGCCCCCGGACCCGTCCCGCGTCCCGTCGGGCTGCCGCTTCCACGTCCGCTGCCAGGTCCTCGCCAGCGGCGAGGCGGAGCGGGCGGGGGTGGCCCGGGACTGCCGTACGAAGGACCTGCCGGTCCTGTCGGGCGGGGGCGACCCCCAAGTGGCCTGTCACTGGGCGACGGCGAGCGACCCCCACAGCCCGTCCGGCGTTTGA
- a CDS encoding serine protease, which yields MAGRGPRARGGGDRARGRSGAAAEPVDGGGPRWSLVRICDLAGRPRGAGFAADDLGTVITSHEAVDGLARIVLHAAGERTCVVAADAVTALPGADLALVRTEGLGLRPLPVTVRGTVPVGSYVRIAAGGWRQARVLDSASVTYAATDRFHVLDAAMELAIGTDGADALRLGGGAAGGPVVDAASGAVLAVLATAVHAPHRAAGFAVPLREAAAADPDGPLAALLARNAATVPAYGPDLNLAGALQLTATSVGSDGPAAPGPELVERPDTAREFTDFTSGPARVLGLVGDPGTGRTTELAALAARRARGGAPAPTLWLRGADLRDADTCVADAVARALERAGRIIAASDENHPAGEGLGDISAGRVARLVRDAGRPLLLLLDGPEEMPPVLAHRLAEWSTGTAGWLRDTGARLVVACRAEYWERAGEHFPAALLHTGAQTAAGRPGPGVPGALGDALPGCVRLGDLPEPQARRARARYGIPDAALAAADARHPLALRLLSEVRAALPGEPPGRPGREEILAAHLDLMSLRVAVRLAAANGLRGTAVRRLAARVAGQVHEAARRCLGPGQGELDRAAFEEVFPWGSLPGPDGCTGWASAVLAEGLMVPAGTGYRFAHEEVADWLQGTHLDVEGALTSLVFRHAEGPAPATRSLPVPRHRIGPVLEALLLVERQWGAGELAVCLARLAAAVEALGTTAVRGAAPPEGAQDAAWWARHLLGEVLLRVPDASPYLDVLREIAAHRRFPPAFWMTLPLPDATRYDLLRAVVPHDGPPGTPGRVLDAVAEHLAADPGAVQRHLTRWFTDESPLRATPDATVASAAQALLHTHRHRAIDDLTEALADCAHTRADELLGALAEDEPSAVCRAVDRWARDDRAARRVAAVVWGLRTARHATGDADRTLLRYAAYALLARPGDASLHGAALALLVRDPQTRARHLPTALKAFAAGDPWLPGSALAAALTTDPDPVLAAFRARLHGPGTAAGDLLRDLAGVTSPALARRVAALVRDHAEQCPESAGAVATYVDLLLDRGPGVRAVLFPTVTALLRSGATQVRRALAPVLAAPGGQASRPLRAELLDLLLAQERDPDVVEAVLRAVGERGGDAERDRHLVQRAGLLLGRTPEGAIRFDRVLVDLARRAPGFAGRLARWMADAPQDWAALIGPSARRTVEGVADAVPVSA from the coding sequence ATGGCGGGACGTGGCCCGCGGGCCCGGGGCGGCGGGGACCGGGCCCGGGGCCGGAGCGGGGCGGCCGCGGAGCCGGTCGACGGCGGCGGGCCCCGGTGGTCCCTGGTACGGATCTGCGACCTGGCGGGGCGCCCGCGCGGCGCCGGGTTCGCCGCCGACGACCTCGGCACCGTGATCACCAGCCACGAGGCCGTCGACGGTCTCGCCCGGATCGTGCTGCACGCGGCGGGCGAGCGCACCTGCGTCGTGGCCGCCGACGCCGTGACGGCCCTCCCCGGGGCCGACCTGGCGCTGGTGCGCACCGAGGGCCTCGGCCTCAGGCCGCTGCCCGTCACCGTGCGCGGGACCGTGCCCGTGGGCTCGTACGTACGGATCGCCGCGGGCGGCTGGCGGCAGGCGCGGGTCCTGGACTCCGCCTCGGTGACCTATGCCGCCACCGACCGCTTCCACGTCCTGGACGCCGCCATGGAGCTCGCCATCGGCACGGACGGCGCCGACGCCCTGCGGCTCGGCGGCGGGGCCGCGGGCGGGCCCGTCGTGGACGCCGCGTCCGGCGCGGTGCTCGCCGTCCTCGCCACCGCCGTGCACGCCCCGCACCGCGCCGCCGGTTTCGCGGTGCCGCTGCGGGAGGCGGCCGCCGCCGACCCGGACGGACCCCTCGCCGCGCTCCTCGCCCGCAACGCGGCCACCGTGCCCGCCTACGGGCCCGATCTGAACCTCGCGGGCGCGCTCCAGCTGACCGCCACCTCCGTGGGCTCCGACGGCCCCGCCGCCCCCGGGCCCGAGCTGGTCGAACGGCCCGACACCGCACGGGAGTTCACCGACTTCACCAGCGGCCCCGCGCGCGTCCTCGGGCTCGTCGGCGACCCCGGCACCGGGCGGACCACGGAGCTGGCCGCGCTCGCCGCCCGCCGCGCCCGGGGCGGCGCGCCCGCGCCCACCCTGTGGCTGCGCGGCGCCGATCTGCGCGACGCCGACACCTGCGTGGCCGACGCGGTGGCGCGCGCCCTGGAGCGGGCCGGGCGCATCATCGCCGCCTCGGACGAGAACCACCCGGCGGGCGAAGGCCTCGGCGACATCTCCGCGGGCCGCGTCGCACGGCTCGTCCGGGACGCCGGGCGGCCCCTGCTCCTGCTGCTCGACGGGCCCGAGGAGATGCCGCCCGTCCTCGCCCACCGCCTCGCCGAATGGAGCACGGGCACCGCCGGATGGCTGCGGGACACCGGGGCGCGGCTCGTCGTCGCCTGCCGTGCGGAGTACTGGGAGCGGGCCGGGGAGCACTTCCCCGCAGCCCTGCTGCACACCGGGGCCCAGACCGCCGCCGGCCGCCCGGGGCCGGGCGTTCCCGGCGCCCTCGGGGACGCGCTGCCCGGCTGCGTACGGCTCGGGGACCTGCCGGAGCCGCAGGCGCGCCGGGCCCGCGCGCGCTACGGCATCCCGGACGCGGCCCTCGCCGCCGCCGACGCCCGGCACCCCCTCGCGCTGCGGCTGCTCTCCGAGGTCCGGGCCGCGCTGCCCGGCGAGCCGCCGGGACGGCCCGGACGGGAGGAGATCCTCGCCGCCCATCTGGACCTGATGAGCCTGCGCGTCGCCGTCCGCCTCGCCGCGGCCAACGGACTGCGCGGGACGGCCGTGCGCCGGCTCGCCGCACGGGTGGCGGGCCAGGTCCACGAGGCGGCGCGGCGGTGCCTCGGGCCGGGGCAGGGGGAGCTCGACCGGGCCGCGTTCGAGGAGGTCTTCCCGTGGGGCTCCCTGCCGGGGCCCGACGGCTGCACCGGCTGGGCCTCCGCGGTCCTCGCGGAAGGCCTCATGGTCCCCGCGGGCACCGGGTACCGCTTCGCGCACGAAGAGGTCGCCGACTGGCTCCAGGGCACCCATCTGGACGTGGAGGGCGCCCTGACGTCCCTCGTCTTCCGCCACGCCGAGGGCCCGGCCCCGGCCACCCGCTCCCTGCCGGTGCCCCGGCACCGGATCGGCCCCGTGCTCGAAGCGCTGCTGCTCGTCGAGCGGCAGTGGGGCGCGGGGGAACTCGCCGTGTGCCTGGCCCGGTTGGCGGCCGCCGTCGAGGCGCTCGGCACGACGGCCGTCCGCGGCGCCGCGCCACCGGAGGGCGCCCAGGACGCCGCCTGGTGGGCCAGGCACCTCCTGGGCGAGGTCCTCCTGCGCGTCCCCGACGCCAGCCCGTATCTGGACGTGCTCCGCGAGATCGCCGCGCACCGGCGGTTCCCCCCGGCCTTCTGGATGACCCTGCCCCTGCCCGACGCCACCCGCTACGACCTCCTGCGGGCCGTCGTGCCCCACGACGGCCCGCCCGGCACGCCGGGCCGCGTCCTCGACGCGGTGGCCGAGCACCTCGCCGCCGACCCCGGCGCCGTCCAGCGCCACCTGACGCGCTGGTTCACCGACGAGAGCCCCCTGCGGGCCACCCCCGACGCCACCGTCGCCTCCGCCGCGCAGGCCCTGCTGCACACCCACCGGCACCGCGCCATCGACGACCTCACCGAAGCCCTGGCCGACTGCGCGCACACCCGCGCCGACGAACTCCTCGGCGCGCTCGCCGAGGACGAGCCCTCGGCGGTGTGCCGCGCCGTCGACCGCTGGGCGCGCGACGACCGGGCGGCGCGCCGCGTGGCCGCCGTGGTCTGGGGCCTGCGCACCGCCCGGCACGCCACCGGCGACGCCGACCGCACCCTGCTGCGGTACGCGGCCTACGCGCTGCTCGCCCGCCCGGGGGACGCCTCCCTGCACGGCGCGGCGCTCGCCCTGCTCGTACGGGACCCGCAGACCCGCGCCCGGCATCTGCCCACCGCCCTGAAGGCGTTCGCGGCGGGCGACCCGTGGCTGCCGGGGAGCGCCCTGGCGGCGGCCCTGACCACCGACCCCGATCCGGTGCTCGCGGCCTTCCGCGCCCGCCTCCACGGCCCCGGCACGGCGGCCGGAGACCTGCTGCGGGACCTCGCGGGAGTGACCTCGCCCGCCCTGGCGCGCCGCGTCGCGGCCCTGGTCCGCGACCACGCGGAGCAGTGCCCGGAGTCCGCGGGGGCCGTGGCCACCTACGTCGACCTGCTCCTCGACCGGGGCCCCGGCGTGCGGGCCGTGCTGTTCCCGACGGTCACCGCGCTGCTGCGGAGCGGCGCCACCCAGGTGCGCCGTGCCCTCGCGCCGGTCCTCGCGGCGCCCGGCGGCCAGGCCTCGCGGCCGCTGCGCGCGGAGCTGCTCGACCTGCTGCTCGCCCAGGAGCGGGACCCGGACGTCGTCGAGGCCGTGCTGCGCGCGGTCGGCGAGCGCGGCGGCGACGCCGAGCGGGACCGGCATTTGGTGCAGCGCGCGGGCCTGCTGCTCGGGCGCACGCCGGAGGGCGCGATCCGCTTCGACCGCGTCCTGGTGGACCTGGCGCGGCGCGCGCCGGGGTTCGCCGGGCGCCTCGCCCGCTGGATGGCGGACGCCCCGCAGGACTGGGCGGCCCTCATCGGCCCGAGCGCCCGCCGCACCGTCGAAGGGGTCGCGGACGCCGTCCCCGTGTCGGCGTGA